One genomic segment of Musa acuminata AAA Group cultivar baxijiao chromosome BXJ3-3, Cavendish_Baxijiao_AAA, whole genome shotgun sequence includes these proteins:
- the LOC135633922 gene encoding putative invertase inhibitor — protein MRPSTICILLAVAVLLLHHHLLPGVEASVEKACRDAANSSPNIKYDFCVAELLPYPGSGSADQKSLTVIAATLAKDKTTSASAKVKSLLARTSDPKTKQGLESCGSVYEDLFSDLNTSIPAIKEGRLVDAKTYLSAAVDAPDTCEDGFKELKVPSPLTKEDSDLTQMCTIALAFTNMLG, from the coding sequence ATGAGGCCGTCCACCATCTGTATTCTCCTCGCGGTGGcagtcctcctcctccaccaccacctcctccccggGGTGGAGGCATCGGTTGAGAAGGCGTGCAGGGACGCGGCGAATAGCAGCCCCAATATCAAGTATGACTTCTGCGTGGCGGAACTCCTCCCGTACCCGGGGAGCGGGTCGGCGGACCAGAAGTCGCTGACGGTGATCGCGGCTACCTTGGCGAAGGACAAAACCACCAGCGCCAGCGCTAAGGTCAAGAGTTTGCTAGCCAGAACGAGTGATCCAAAGACGAAGCAGGGCTTGGAGTCTTGCGGGAGCGTCTACGAGGACCTGTTCTCCGACCTCAACACGTCCATCCCGGCCATCAAGGAGGGTCGCCTGGTCGACGCCAAGACCTATCTTAGCGCCGCTGTGGACGCGCCCGACACCTGCGAGGACGGTTTCAAGGAGCTGAAGGTCCCCTCGCCCTTGACCAAGGAGGACTCCGACTTGACGCAGATGTGCACTATTGCTTTAGCCTTCACCAATATGCTGGGGTGA
- the LOC135633921 gene encoding putative invertase inhibitor produces the protein MDDNAITNLHLISADKVLSSIVEKITLKEIQNTLLIIFHHHLLPGVEASVEKACRDAANSSPNIKYDFCVAELLPYPGSGSADQKSLTVIAATLAKDKTTSASAKVKSLLARTSDPKTKQGLESCGSVYEDLFSDLNTSIPAIKEGRLVDAKTYLSAAVDAPDTCEDGFKELKVPSPLTKEDSDLTQMCTIALAFTNMLG, from the exons ATGGATGACAATGCAATCACCAACTTACACCTAATATCGGCGGATAAAGTTCTATCCAGCATCGTAGAAAAGATAACACTAAAGGAGATCCAGAATACTTTG CTCATAAttttccaccaccacctcctccccggGGTGGAGGCATCGGTTGAGAAGGCGTGCAGGGACGCGGCGAATAGCAGCCCCAATATCAAGTATGACTTCTGCGTGGCGGAACTCCTCCCGTACCCGGGGAGCGGGTCGGCGGACCAGAAGTCGCTGACGGTGATCGCGGCTACCTTGGCGAAGGACAAAACCACCAGCGCCAGCGCTAAGGTCAAGAGTTTGCTAGCCAGAACGAGTGATCCAAAGACGAAGCAGGGCTTGGAGTCTTGCGGGAGCGTCTACGAGGACCTGTTCTCCGACCTCAACACGTCCATCCCGGCCATCAAGGAGGGTCGCCTGGTCGACGCCAAGACCTATCTTAGCGCCGCTGTGGACGCGCCCGACACCTGCGAGGACGGTTTCAAGGAGCTGAAGGTCCCCTCGCCCTTGACCAAGGAGGACTCCGACTTGACGCAGATGTGCACTATTGCTTTAGCCTTCACCAATATGCTGGGGTGA
- the LOC103973089 gene encoding phragmoplastin DRP1E isoform X2, with the protein MVRSYVAKPNCIILAISPANQDIATSDAMKLAKEVDPTGERTFGVLTKLDLMDKGTNALDVLEGRSYRLQYPWVGVVNRSQADINKNVDMIVARRKEREYFATSPDYSHVASRMGSEYLAKLLSKHLESVIRSRIPSITSLINKTIDELEAEMNHLGRPIAVDAGAQLYTILEMCRAFDRVFKEHLDGGRPGGDRIYGVFDNQLPAALKKLPFDRYLSLQNVKKVVSEADGYQPHLIAPEQGYRRLIEGGLGYFRGPAEASVDAVHYVLKELVRLSIGETQELRRFPTLQTELAAAAYEALERFREDSRKTALRLVDMEASYLTVEFFRKLPQEVERGNNPAGSNPTGKKPDDSNPAGPTIDRYGEGHFRRIGSNVSAYISMVSDTLRNTIPKAVVYCQVQEAKRSLLNHFYTQVGKKEGKQLASILDENPALMERRMQCAKRLELYKSARDEIDSVSWNR; encoded by the exons ATGGTTCGATCATATGTTGCTAAG CCAAACTGCATAATACTAGCTATATCACCTGCCAATCAAGATATTGCAACTTCTGATGCAATGAAGCTTGCAAAAGAAGTTGATCCGACAG GGGAAAGGACATTTGGAGTTTTAACAAAGCTAGATCTGATGGACAAGGGAACAAATGCCCTAGAT GTTCTTGAAGGAAGATCATATCGACTACAATATCCATGGGTCGGTGTGGTTAACCGTTCACAGGCAGATATTAACAAGAATGTTGATATGATTGTTGCCAGAAGAAAAGAACGGGAATATTTTGCAACTAGTCCTGATTATTCACATGTAGCCAGTAGAATGGGCTCTGAATACCTGGCTAAGCTTCTGTCAAAG CATTTAGAGTCTGTGATTAGGTCTCGTATTCCAAGCATCACATCTTTAATAAATAAAACCATAGATGAACTTGAGGCAGAGATGAACCATCTCGGTAGACCCATTGCTGTTGACGCAGGG GCTCAATTGTACACCATATTGGAAATGTGCCGAGCATTTGATCGAGTCTTCAAAGAACATCTAGATGGAGG GCGGCCTGGTGGTGATCGAATTTATGGTGTATTTGACAATCAACTCCCTGCTGCTCTGAAGAAACTTCCGTTCGACCGGTACCTGTCGCTGCAGAATGTAAAGAAGGTGGTCTCTGAAGCAGATGGTTATCAGCCTCACTTAATTGCTCCTGAGCAAGGATATCGCCGTCTAATTGAAGGTGGACTGGGTTACTTCAGAGGCCCAGCCGAGGCATCCGTTGATGCT GTACATTATGTCTTAAAGGAACTTGTAAGGCTGTCAATAGGAGAGACTCAG GAATTGAGAAGGTTCCCCACTCTGCAAACAGAGTTAGCCGCTGCCGCATATGAAGCCCTGGAAAGATTCCGCGAAGACAGTCGAAAGACTGCACTTCGACTTGTTGACATGGAGGCCTCATACTTGACAGTGGAATTCTTCCGCAAGCTCCCGCAAGAGGTGGAAAGGGGCAATAACCCTGCTGGTAGTAATCCTACTGGCAAAAAACCTGATGAcagtaatcctgctggtcctacaATTGATCGATATGGCGAGGGACATTTCAGGAGGATAGGATCAAATGTATCCGCGTACATTAGCATGGTATCAGACACACTCAGAAACACTATACCAAAAGCTGTGGTCTACTGTCAAGTTCAAGAAGCCAAGCGATCTCTGCTCAATCATTTCTATACGCAAGTGGGGAAAAAGGAG GGAAAGCAGCTCGCATCTATCTTGGATGAGAATCCAGCCTTGATGGAACGCAGGATGCAGTGTGCAAAGAGGCTTGAATTGTACAAATCTGCAAGGGACGAGATTGATTCCGTCTCCTGGAACAGATGA
- the LOC135632872 gene encoding uncharacterized protein LOC135632872 has product MAAVPTSKSSALSLKDYLRRYETGADDQKKKRNKKKKDKPQSRTVGGILVVDEDPVWQKPVQIEQEESEPSGDEKPQIEEDIEVKRMKRLDAIRARKPYHAISEDGSGWVSISDPSKTSKSAAIGRDICPPRQGRARFDTPSPEPKEKPSGSQNSDLSPPRQRRADTPSPEPEKAVAGDGTADISSPWRRSRDDNSPPRRTRRTHSPVPDLSPPRRSQKDLSDDPKVSSRQQDPVDLSPPRRRQRVSSPDMSLPRRTRRLSPGAGGPRASDDADLSPPRKSSKCLSDDLSPPRRIHPQSPEAIRRQSSPVADLSPPRKSRKEAPSAKESRRAGLFSAKEIKEEIEKKKKEDTSRFASMDPFLSGRGAEPVFRDKEGKRISKEEMLKTQEKEKPKEKKLEWGKGLAQKREAEANAKELELEREKPFARTRDDPELDKMLKERIRWGDPMAHVVKRKSSDLILEDFGDNEKMKESGFIIPQTIPSHSWLKRGIDFPPNRYGTKPGRHWDGVDRSNGFEKELFKRQNEKRATEREAYLWSVSDM; this is encoded by the exons ATGGCGGCCGTGCCCACCTCGAAGTCTTCTGCGCTCTCCCTCAAAGATTACCTCAGGCGGTACGAAACCGGCGCCGACGaccagaagaaaaagagaaacaagaagaagaaggacaAGCCCCAGTCCCGTACGGTTGGAGGCATTCTTGTAGTGGACGAAGACCCCGTGTGGCAAAAGCCCGTCCAGATTGAACAAGAAGAGTCCGAGCCTTCTG GCGATGAAAAACCCCAAATCGAGGAGGATATCGAGGTCAAACGAATGAAGAGGTTGGACGCGATTCGAGCACGGAAGCCCTACCACGCCATTTCGGAAGATGGGAGCGGTTGGGTCTCGATCTCGGACCCATCGAAGACTTCGAAGTCTGCGGCAATCGGCCGTGATATTTGCCCGCCGCGTCAAGGCCGTGCACGGTTCGACACGCCTTCTCCAGAGCCCAAGGAGAAGCCTTCGGGTTCTCAAAACTCGGATCTCTCCCCGCCACGGCAGAGGCGTGCAGACACACCATCCCCGGAACCTGAGAAAGCGGTTGCTGGTGATGGAACAGCTGATATTTCGTCACCTTGGAGACGGTCGCGCGATGATAATTCCCCGCCAAGAAGAACCAGACGGACCCATAGCCCTGTCCCCGATCTTTCTCCCCCCAGGAGAAGCCAAAAGGACCTGTCCGATGATCCGAAGGTATCTAGCCGCCAACAAGATCCGGTCGACCTTTCTCCTCCAAGGAGGCGTCAGAGGGTTTCGTCCCCTGACATGTCCCTACCACGTCGGACCCGTCGCCTTTCCCCAGGTGCCGGGGGCCCACGAGCTTCTGACGATGCAGATCTTTCTCCCCCAAGAAAAAGCAGTAAGTGCCTGTCTGATGACCTTTCTCCACCACGGCGGATTCATCCACAGTCACCTGAAGCTATTAGACGTCAGAGTTCCCCTGTGGCTGACCTTTCTCCACCAAGGAAGAGCAGAAAGGAGGCACCTTCTGCAAAGGAGTCAAGAAGGGCTGGATTGTTTTCGGCTAAAGAAATTAAAGAAGAGatcgaaaagaagaagaaagaggatacGTCTAG GTTTGCTTCTATGGATCCCTTTTTGAGTGGCAGAGGTGCAGAGCCAGTATTTCGTGACAAGGAAG GAAAACGTATTTCAAAGGAGGAGATGTTGAAGACACAGGAAAAAGAGAAGCCTAAG GAAAAAAAGTTGGAATGGGGTAAAGGCTTAGCACAGAAGCGAGAAGCTGAAGCTAATGCAAAAGAGTTAGAACTTGAGAGAGAGAAACCTTTTGCTCGTACAAG GGATGATCCCGAGCTTGATAAAATGTTAAAGGAGAGGATTAGATGGGGTGATCCAATGGCACATGTGGTCAAG AGGAAGAGCTCAGACCtaattttggaagattttggtGACAATGAGAAAATGAAGGAGTCTGGATTTATAATCCCTCAGACAATTCCCAGTCACAGCTGGCTAAAACGAGGAATAGATTTTCCCCCAAATCGTTATGGGACCAAGCCTGGTCGGCATTGGGATGGAGTAGATCGTAGTAATG GATTCGAGAAGGAATTGTTCAAGAGGCAGAATGAGAAGCGAGCCACAGAGCGAGAAGCGTATCTATGGTCGGTCTCTGACATGTGA
- the LOC103973089 gene encoding phragmoplastin DRP1E isoform X1 — MESLIGLVNRIQRACTALGDHGDAEESGIGLPTLWEALPSVVVVGGQSSGKSSVLESIVGRDFLPRGSGIVTRRPLVLQLHKVDEGKVEYAEFLHLPRRRFTDFSLVRKEIEDETERLTGKTKQISTHPIHLSIYSPNVVNLTLIDLPGLTKVAVEGQPDSIVQDIETMVRSYVAKPNCIILAISPANQDIATSDAMKLAKEVDPTGERTFGVLTKLDLMDKGTNALDVLEGRSYRLQYPWVGVVNRSQADINKNVDMIVARRKEREYFATSPDYSHVASRMGSEYLAKLLSKHLESVIRSRIPSITSLINKTIDELEAEMNHLGRPIAVDAGAQLYTILEMCRAFDRVFKEHLDGGRPGGDRIYGVFDNQLPAALKKLPFDRYLSLQNVKKVVSEADGYQPHLIAPEQGYRRLIEGGLGYFRGPAEASVDAVHYVLKELVRLSIGETQELRRFPTLQTELAAAAYEALERFREDSRKTALRLVDMEASYLTVEFFRKLPQEVERGNNPAGSNPTGKKPDDSNPAGPTIDRYGEGHFRRIGSNVSAYISMVSDTLRNTIPKAVVYCQVQEAKRSLLNHFYTQVGKKEGKQLASILDENPALMERRMQCAKRLELYKSARDEIDSVSWNR, encoded by the exons ATGGAGAGCTTGATCGGACTGGTGAACAGGATCCAAAGAGCGTGCACGGCGCTCGGCGACCACGGCGATGCCGAGGAGAGCGGCATCGGGTTGCCCACCCTGTGGGAGGCGCTCCCCTCCGTCGTTGTCGTCGGAGGACAG AGTTCGGGAAAGTCTTCGGTCCTGGAGAGCATCGTCGGGAGAGACTTCCTTCCCCGTGGTTCTG GGATCGTCACGAGGAGGCCCTTGGTGCTACAGCTGCACAAGGTTGATGAAGGAAAGGTGGAGTACGCCGAGTTCCTCCATCTTCCTAGGAGGAGATTCACCGACTTCT CTCTTGTGCGCAAGGAAATTGAAGATGAAACGGAGAGGTTGACAGGAAAAACAAAACAAATTTCTACCCATCCAATTCATCTCAGCATTTACTCACCAAATG TTGTGAATTTAACATTGATTGATCTACCTGGACTCACTAAGGTTGCTGTTG AGGGTCAGCCAGATAGTATTGTTCAGGATATTGAAACTATGGTTCGATCATATGTTGCTAAG CCAAACTGCATAATACTAGCTATATCACCTGCCAATCAAGATATTGCAACTTCTGATGCAATGAAGCTTGCAAAAGAAGTTGATCCGACAG GGGAAAGGACATTTGGAGTTTTAACAAAGCTAGATCTGATGGACAAGGGAACAAATGCCCTAGAT GTTCTTGAAGGAAGATCATATCGACTACAATATCCATGGGTCGGTGTGGTTAACCGTTCACAGGCAGATATTAACAAGAATGTTGATATGATTGTTGCCAGAAGAAAAGAACGGGAATATTTTGCAACTAGTCCTGATTATTCACATGTAGCCAGTAGAATGGGCTCTGAATACCTGGCTAAGCTTCTGTCAAAG CATTTAGAGTCTGTGATTAGGTCTCGTATTCCAAGCATCACATCTTTAATAAATAAAACCATAGATGAACTTGAGGCAGAGATGAACCATCTCGGTAGACCCATTGCTGTTGACGCAGGG GCTCAATTGTACACCATATTGGAAATGTGCCGAGCATTTGATCGAGTCTTCAAAGAACATCTAGATGGAGG GCGGCCTGGTGGTGATCGAATTTATGGTGTATTTGACAATCAACTCCCTGCTGCTCTGAAGAAACTTCCGTTCGACCGGTACCTGTCGCTGCAGAATGTAAAGAAGGTGGTCTCTGAAGCAGATGGTTATCAGCCTCACTTAATTGCTCCTGAGCAAGGATATCGCCGTCTAATTGAAGGTGGACTGGGTTACTTCAGAGGCCCAGCCGAGGCATCCGTTGATGCT GTACATTATGTCTTAAAGGAACTTGTAAGGCTGTCAATAGGAGAGACTCAG GAATTGAGAAGGTTCCCCACTCTGCAAACAGAGTTAGCCGCTGCCGCATATGAAGCCCTGGAAAGATTCCGCGAAGACAGTCGAAAGACTGCACTTCGACTTGTTGACATGGAGGCCTCATACTTGACAGTGGAATTCTTCCGCAAGCTCCCGCAAGAGGTGGAAAGGGGCAATAACCCTGCTGGTAGTAATCCTACTGGCAAAAAACCTGATGAcagtaatcctgctggtcctacaATTGATCGATATGGCGAGGGACATTTCAGGAGGATAGGATCAAATGTATCCGCGTACATTAGCATGGTATCAGACACACTCAGAAACACTATACCAAAAGCTGTGGTCTACTGTCAAGTTCAAGAAGCCAAGCGATCTCTGCTCAATCATTTCTATACGCAAGTGGGGAAAAAGGAG GGAAAGCAGCTCGCATCTATCTTGGATGAGAATCCAGCCTTGATGGAACGCAGGATGCAGTGTGCAAAGAGGCTTGAATTGTACAAATCTGCAAGGGACGAGATTGATTCCGTCTCCTGGAACAGATGA
- the LOC135633145 gene encoding haloacid dehalogenase-like hydrolase domain-containing protein Sgpp — protein MPRTNTPCYLSFSDATISISTCLLDIGSSLGRLAPLKAVLFDVDGTLCDSDPLHYYAFREMLQEIGYNNGVPIDEEFFVRNIAGRHSEDTAKMLFPDWDHEEAMKFVDDKEAMFRRLVSKQLKAIEGLHKLCKWVKDRGLKHAAVTNAPRPNAELMISMLGLTDFFDAAVIGSECQRAKPFPDPYLKDLEKLNVSVEHTFIFEVGLVGKKKHHNGKLPFIVHLFSKSNQFNYFH, from the exons ATGCCAAGAACTAATACTCCATGTTACCTCTCTTTTTCTGATGCAACAATATCGATATCT ACTTGTCTCCTCGATATTGGCAGTTCTCTTGGTAGACTTGCTCCACTCAAAGCTGTTCTGTTCGATGTTGATGGAACTCTGTGCGATTCAGATCCTCTTCATTATTATGCCTTTCGGGAAATGCTGCAAGAG ATCGGTTACAATAATGGAGTCCCCATAGACGAAGAATTCTTCGTAAGAAATATTGCTGGAAGGCACAGTGAAGATACTGCTAAAATGTTATTTCCTGACTGGGATCATGAGGAGGCCATGAAATTTGTCGACGATAAGGAAGCTATGTTCCGTAG GTTAGTATCTAAACAGTTGAAGGCAATAGAAGGTCTCCACAAGCTATGCAAATGGGTCAAAGATCGAGGCTTGAAGCATGCAGCAGTCACCAATGCCCCGAGGCCTAATGCAGAGCTTATGATTTCAATGCTTGGTCTCACTGATTTCTTTGATGCTGCAGTAATTGGAAGCGAATGCCAAAGAGCCAAACCGTTCCCTGATCCATATTTGAAGGATCTCGAGAAGCTTAACGTCTCCGTGGAACATACATTCATCTTCGAGGTTGGTCTAGTGGGAAAAAAGAAACATCATAATGGCAAATTGCCATTTATAGTTCATTTGTTCAGCAAGAGCAACCAATTTAATTACTTCCATTAG